One genomic region from bacterium encodes:
- a CDS encoding TlyA family RNA methyltransferase, translated as MPTHARDSNPKKFRLDRALVERGFAPTRERAQAMILAGIVFVGGERADKAGREVSPDAAIEIRGDANPYVSRGGLKLEPALDHFGINANGLVILDVGISTGGFTDCLLARGAARAIGVDVGYGQVAWSLRSDPRVRLLERTNARTITPEAIGETVDLAVIDVSFISLRLVLPAVAACVKEDGRILALVKPQFEAGRGRVGSGGVVRDEAVRVDAIESVRRFARENLRLSDRGAFDSPVEGPKGNRECFVLWEKSPA; from the coding sequence TTGCCGACGCACGCACGCGATAGCAACCCCAAAAAATTCCGCCTTGATCGCGCCCTCGTCGAGCGCGGGTTCGCCCCCACGCGCGAGCGAGCCCAGGCGATGATCCTCGCCGGCATCGTGTTCGTCGGCGGCGAGCGCGCGGACAAGGCCGGGCGCGAGGTTTCGCCGGACGCGGCGATCGAAATTCGCGGCGACGCCAATCCCTACGTTTCGCGCGGCGGCCTGAAGCTTGAACCGGCCCTCGATCATTTCGGCATTAACGCAAACGGCCTGGTGATCCTGGACGTGGGCATCTCCACCGGCGGCTTCACCGATTGCCTGCTTGCCCGCGGCGCCGCTCGTGCGATCGGCGTGGACGTGGGTTATGGGCAAGTCGCCTGGTCGTTGCGAAGCGATCCGCGCGTGCGTCTGCTCGAGCGCACCAATGCCCGGACGATCACCCCGGAGGCGATCGGTGAGACGGTCGATCTCGCGGTTATCGACGTCAGCTTCATTTCCCTGCGCCTGGTGCTGCCCGCCGTCGCCGCTTGCGTAAAGGAGGACGGGCGGATCCTCGCGCTCGTCAAACCGCAGTTCGAGGCGGGCCGGGGGCGCGTCGGCTCCGGCGGCGTCGTGCGCGACGAGGCCGTGCGCGTGGACGCCATCGAATCGGTGCGACGGTTCGCGCGCGAAAACCTGCGCCTCTCGGATCGGGGCGCGTTCGACAGCCCCGTCGAAGGACCCAAGGGAAACCGCGAGTGTTTCGTCCTTTGGGAAAAATCGCCCGCGTAA
- the dxs gene encoding 1-deoxy-D-xylulose-5-phosphate synthase, with protein sequence MTTLEATLTKVRTRDAEVPILPRIQDPADLRALPEDALEQVCREVREYLINVVSRTGGHFSSNLGSVELTVALHYVFNTPYDKLIWDVGHQAYPHKILCGRRDRLHSIRQFGGLSGFPHYDESEHDMFMIGHAGTSISSAMGVCEACWLAGEDRKVVAVIGDGSLTAGMAFEAMNHAGHSNRAPIVVLNDNDMSIDPNVGALSSFLSRRRIGKTAQSIKNGIRAFLEAMGPMGENAIGVAKKLEEHTVGLVSPGSLFEALGFTYVGPIDGHDIHTLVDTLRAVKNTAGPVLVHALTVKGKGYAPAEADPLKYHGISKFDPAVGIVSAPSKKTAAPTYTDVFADAVVDMARKDTSVVGISAAMLSGTGLIKLMKTFPDRCYDVGIAEQHAVTFSAGLAKMGFKPIAAIYSTFLQRGFDQVVHDVLLQNLPVVFALDRGGLAGADGPSHHGAFDIAYLRGLPRIALMAPKDEAELRDMVYSAVEYRMPVALRYPRGNGPGAAVGAGFNLLPFGKGELLREGDDLVIVAYGNRVYPALTVAEALAKEGKSVAVINARFAKPLDAGLILPWAKKTRRVVTVEDGARRGGFGSAVLELLAEDDATGVRVRMVGLPDEFVEHGTQQELWTKYGIDEAGIEKAVRELLR encoded by the coding sequence ATGACGACACTTGAAGCGACGCTGACCAAGGTCCGCACGAGGGACGCGGAGGTCCCGATCCTCCCGCGCATCCAGGACCCGGCCGACCTGCGCGCTCTGCCCGAAGACGCGCTCGAACAGGTCTGCCGTGAGGTCCGCGAATACCTCATCAACGTGGTCAGCCGGACCGGCGGGCATTTTTCGAGCAATCTCGGCTCCGTCGAGCTGACCGTGGCGCTGCACTACGTCTTCAACACGCCGTACGACAAGCTGATCTGGGACGTCGGCCACCAGGCGTATCCCCACAAGATCCTCTGCGGCCGGCGCGACCGCCTGCACTCCATCCGCCAGTTCGGCGGGCTTTCCGGCTTTCCGCACTACGACGAGTCCGAGCACGACATGTTCATGATCGGTCACGCCGGAACGAGCATCTCAAGCGCGATGGGTGTGTGCGAGGCGTGCTGGCTCGCCGGCGAGGACCGCAAGGTCGTCGCCGTCATCGGCGACGGCTCGCTGACCGCGGGCATGGCGTTCGAGGCGATGAACCACGCGGGGCACAGCAACCGCGCGCCGATTGTCGTTCTGAACGACAACGACATGAGCATCGATCCGAACGTCGGAGCGCTTTCCTCGTTCCTGTCGCGCCGGCGCATCGGTAAGACCGCCCAGTCGATCAAAAACGGTATCCGCGCGTTTCTCGAGGCGATGGGCCCGATGGGCGAAAACGCCATCGGCGTCGCCAAGAAGCTCGAGGAACACACCGTCGGCCTCGTCTCGCCCGGCTCGCTGTTCGAGGCGCTGGGGTTCACGTACGTCGGCCCCATCGACGGCCACGACATCCACACGCTCGTGGACACCCTGCGCGCGGTGAAGAACACGGCCGGCCCGGTGCTCGTCCACGCGCTCACGGTGAAGGGCAAAGGCTACGCGCCCGCGGAGGCCGATCCGCTGAAGTACCACGGCATCTCGAAGTTCGATCCCGCGGTGGGCATCGTCAGCGCGCCGTCGAAAAAGACCGCCGCGCCGACCTACACGGATGTCTTCGCGGACGCGGTCGTGGACATGGCGCGAAAGGACACGTCCGTCGTCGGCATCAGCGCCGCGATGCTATCCGGCACGGGGCTCATCAAATTGATGAAGACCTTCCCCGACCGCTGCTACGACGTCGGCATCGCGGAGCAGCACGCCGTCACCTTCTCCGCGGGCCTGGCCAAGATGGGCTTCAAGCCGATCGCCGCGATCTATTCGACCTTCCTGCAACGCGGGTTCGATCAGGTCGTGCACGACGTGCTTTTGCAAAATCTGCCGGTCGTCTTCGCGCTCGATCGCGGCGGCCTCGCGGGCGCGGACGGCCCCTCGCACCACGGCGCTTTCGACATCGCCTACCTGCGCGGCCTGCCGCGCATCGCCCTCATGGCCCCCAAGGACGAGGCCGAGTTGCGCGACATGGTGTATTCCGCGGTCGAATACCGCATGCCCGTTGCGCTACGTTACCCGCGCGGCAACGGCCCGGGCGCGGCCGTCGGCGCGGGATTCAACCTGCTGCCGTTCGGAAAGGGCGAGCTGCTTCGCGAGGGCGATGACCTTGTCATCGTCGCGTACGGCAACCGCGTCTACCCCGCGTTAACCGTCGCCGAGGCGCTCGCGAAGGAAGGCAAGAGCGTCGCGGTCATCAACGCGCGCTTCGCCAAGCCGCTCGACGCCGGCCTCATCCTGCCGTGGGCGAAAAAGACCCGCCGCGTCGTCACGGTGGAAGACGGTGCGCGCCGCGGCGGATTCGGAAGCGCGGTGCTCGAACTGCTCGCCGAAGACGATGCGACCGGCGTTCGCGTGCGCATGGTCGGCCTGCCGGACGAATTCGTCGAGCACGGAACGCAGCAAGAACTGTGGACCAAATACGGTATCGACGAGGCGGGCATCGAAAAAGCCGTCCGCGAACTTCTGCGCTGA
- a CDS encoding penicillin-insensitive murein endopeptidase — protein sequence MDGALFVPFPGVRVANPDRVFGTDETVALLTRAIVETQANSPGAPDLLMGDISIDGGGPLSPHRSHQSGRDVDIALYKLNGKFESSFKTATPETLDVATTWLFIETLLLTDRVQYIFLDSTLADALRRHVGLAFSGERLSTWFQFPRKRGTRAGVIRHASGHRDHMHIRFHCPPADYWCVD from the coding sequence GTGGACGGCGCCCTTTTCGTGCCGTTTCCCGGCGTGCGCGTCGCGAACCCCGACCGCGTCTTCGGGACGGACGAAACGGTCGCGCTGCTCACCCGCGCCATCGTCGAAACGCAGGCGAACTCGCCGGGAGCGCCCGATCTTCTGATGGGCGATATCTCGATCGACGGCGGCGGGCCGCTTTCGCCGCACCGCAGCCATCAGTCGGGCCGCGACGTCGATATCGCCCTCTACAAATTGAACGGAAAGTTTGAATCGTCGTTCAAAACAGCGACGCCCGAAACCCTGGATGTCGCAACGACGTGGCTATTCATCGAGACGCTGCTTTTGACCGACCGCGTTCAGTACATTTTTTTGGACAGCACGCTGGCCGACGCCTTGCGCCGGCACGTCGGTCTCGCGTTTTCCGGCGAGCGGCTGAGCACGTGGTTTCAATTTCCGCGCAAGCGCGGCACGCGCGCGGGCGTCATCCGTCACGCGTCCGGCCACCGCGATCACATGCACATCCGCTTCCACTGCCCGCCGGCGGACTACTGGTGCGTTGACTGA
- the xseB gene encoding exodeoxyribonuclease VII small subunit — protein sequence MERLEKIVERLEGDDVGLEEALAAFEEGVKLSRALSESLSGAEKKIEILLRQPDGTVAIEPFDPGLDDADLHEGHETDDDDT from the coding sequence ATGGAGCGGCTCGAAAAGATCGTTGAACGCCTGGAGGGCGACGACGTGGGGCTCGAGGAGGCGCTCGCCGCCTTCGAGGAGGGTGTGAAGCTCTCGCGCGCCCTGTCCGAGAGCCTTTCCGGCGCGGAAAAGAAGATCGAAATCCTTTTGCGTCAGCCGGATGGAACGGTGGCGATCGAGCCGTTCGATCCCGGCCTTGACGATGCCGATTTGCATGAGGGACATGAAACCGACGATGACGACACTTGA
- a CDS encoding HDOD domain-containing protein, producing MTQTDNEILRHLDKVRDFPTLPRVVTRLNEAVASPHTSTADVACILQDDPAVSAKLLRLVNSAFYARGNRSEITSVPFAVARLGFREVRNLVMTLSVFSQFQQKSSVLDLPNFWRHSISVAVASRVVHGFAVNSGEHTPPAPEPDGEYACGLLHDMGLLVLSLYFPQKLRDVLKQHAQSGYTLHAVEEEMLGVTHATLGGFVARMWQLPEFVAIAIENHHTPDQAPESARRLSYVVQLADYVCNLHWPAHTVEAALGEEQKHLAAVKALGIRVKQIPEILDLVGEEASRSQVIVALG from the coding sequence GTGACGCAAACGGATAACGAGATTCTTCGACATCTTGACAAGGTTCGCGATTTTCCCACGTTGCCGCGCGTGGTGACCCGGCTCAATGAGGCGGTCGCCAGCCCGCATACCTCGACCGCCGACGTCGCATGCATTCTACAGGACGACCCGGCCGTTTCCGCCAAACTCCTGCGGCTCGTGAACTCGGCTTTTTATGCACGGGGTAACCGCTCGGAAATTACGTCGGTGCCGTTTGCGGTGGCGCGGTTGGGGTTTCGCGAAGTCCGTAACCTCGTCATGACGCTCTCCGTTTTCAGTCAGTTCCAGCAAAAAAGTTCGGTTCTGGATCTTCCGAATTTCTGGCGCCACAGCATTTCGGTGGCCGTGGCTTCGCGCGTCGTTCACGGGTTTGCCGTCAATTCCGGGGAGCACACACCGCCGGCGCCGGAGCCGGACGGCGAATACGCGTGCGGTCTTTTGCACGATATGGGCTTGCTTGTCCTGTCTCTCTATTTTCCCCAGAAGTTGCGCGACGTGCTGAAGCAACACGCTCAGTCCGGGTATACGCTCCACGCCGTTGAGGAGGAGATGCTCGGCGTTACGCACGCAACCCTCGGCGGGTTCGTCGCCCGCATGTGGCAATTGCCGGAATTCGTGGCGATCGCGATCGAAAATCACCACACGCCCGATCAGGCGCCGGAATCCGCACGGCGATTGTCGTACGTCGTGCAACTGGCGGATTACGTTTGCAATCTTCATTGGCCGGCCCACACCGTGGAAGCCGCGCTTGGCGAAGAACAAAAGCATCTGGCCGCGGTGAAGGCGCTCGGTATCCGCGTCAAGCAGATTCCCGAAATCCTCGATCTCGTCGGCGAGGAGGCGTCCCGCTCCCAGGTCATTGTCGCGCTCGGCTAA